GGTCAGGCACTGTGCTTCCTCTTCGATCGCGTTGATTCTGGCATCACGGGCCGCGGTTTCATCGGCGGCACGTACGGGATCGTGGGCTACGATCAGGCGCTGCTCCTGCCACTGAGTCTCTGTGATCACTTCCGCTTCGGAGGAGTCAAAAACCGTGCGCTGCAACGGCTCCAGGATCGGTTCGAAGTCACTATAACGACGCCCGGGAACCGCCAGAATAAACTCAACCGGTTGACCGTTCGGCAGCGTCATCTGCTTCAGCTCATCCAGGTTATCGACCGACAGTAACCCACGGTCCGCAACCACGACAATGCGCTTAACCGGGAAGCGCTCAATGATCGTTTTCAGGGTGGGCTGAAGCGTTTTAACTTCTGCGGTGTTGCCTTCAAACACCTCGTGATACAGCGGCAGTCCTTCGGCCGTCTGAACCATGCCCAACATGACCTGACGACGGATGCCGCCGTCCTTGGAACGCCCGTACTGCCTGAGTTCTTCGTCCTGCTCGGTCAAGCCTTCGGCACGGATGGTGGTCATGTCGTAGAAGACGACTGACAGTTCCTGATCGATCAGCGGGCGCAGCAGTTCAGTGACTTTGTCATTGACGGCATCACGTTGAGTATTAAGCGCATCCATTGCCCGCAGCAGGTGCTGATGGTCGACTTTTTTGATACTGCCAACACCGGGAACACAGACAGTCTCCAGCCAGCGCAGCACGCCCAGTTTGGAGTCCGGCGAGGTCAGGCGATTCATGACCATAATGCGGATCAAGGCTTCGATCTGGATGCTGTGACGCGTACCGCGGAAGGCTTTGCGCAGCTGTTCAAAGCCGAGCGCATTCCAGAGCTGAGTCAGTGCCCAGACATCACCCAAGGTACGAGATGACTCAAAGCTGACGGCGGGCTTATCCGGTAGCGATCGCCCGGTAATCCGGCACAGACCTTCGACCACGGACTCCAGCTCATCACCGAGCTTGTCGAGACGGCCGAGGGTCGCAATCGTGCGTTGTTTTGGGCGGCCGTTCTCGTCTCGATAGGCTTCAACGAGCTGCACATACTTGCGAGGGCCGGACTTGGTGACTTTGACGTACATGCCATGACTTTATCATCTCTTTATGACCTTTAAAACAGAAAAGATATCCACAGGCATGCCACTACAAGGTTTTAGGCGTCTAAAAAGCGGAAACCCGCATGAATACTGGGCTGAGGCGTGTAAAAGAGACGATTTTCAGTGGATAACTGTCGAACTCGGGAGAACCGATCCGCTTTCCAGGTTCGGCCAAGGACAAGCAACTCCGTTGCAATACAGTGAGTTGAAAAGTTTGGAATAATGAATGTTGCGGCAAACTCAGGACACAGCCCAAGGCTCGTAAACGGCATTTTGAAGAAGCTGCTTCGTCCTGCATAAACCAGATCGCAATGCAAAAGCAGCGTCACACCAATACCGACTGCAAAACCTTCAACAGCCGCGATTATTGGCTTTTTGCATTGACTCATCCTGAGCATGAACTTAAATACCGGATGCGATTCATTCTGTATTGGATTATTAATAAAATCCTCAACATCATGACCGCTGCAAAAATATTCTTCATGTCCGGTGATCACAATGGATTTTATTTCGGCATTTTTTTCTGCTTGGGTTAAAAACTCCGAGAGTAATGTATATGCATTAATATCCAGTGCATTCTTTCTGGCAGGATTGACGATTCTGATCACCATCACAGAGCCGTGAACATCCCTGCGGACACAAGGTTCGGGTCGCATATCAGGTTCCTTTGTGTTCAGCATCTGGAACCGGACCGGCTCCAGATGCGATTACGTCAGGCTAGAAATCCGGGAACTGTTGACGAAGTGCTCGTTTCAGAAGCTTTCCGGACGTGTTTTTGGGCAACTGCTGCACGAAATGCACGTGCTTGGGTACCTTGAAAGGCGCCAGGTTTTCTCTGGCATGCCGGATCAAGCTCTCCGCATTCGGATCGGCTTCAGGTCGCAGTACGACAACCGCTGCAATGGCTTCAATCCATTTTTCATCCGGCACGCCAATCACCGCCACTTCATCGACGTCAGGGTGCGTGTAAAGCGCTTCCTCAACGTCGCGACTGGCAACCAGCACCCCACCGGTATTCACGATGTCCTTGATGCGATCCACAATCCAGATGTAGCCCTCCTCATCGCGATAACCGAGATCACCCGAGTGAAACCAGCCACCGGCAAAGGCCTCTTCGGTTTGCTCGGGCTTGTCCCAGTACCCGACCATCAACTGTGGTGACCGGTGCACCAGCTCACCCTGTTGCCCTGGCGCACACTCTTCGCCGGTCGCAGGGTCAACAATCCGTGTTTCAACATTGAAAATGGGACGACCGCAGGATGCGGGCCGCTCAGCATGCTCTTCCGGTGTCAACACCGTGGCCAGGGGTGCAATTTCGCTTTGCCCATAGCAGTTATAAAGCCCGGAGTCGGGCAGACGCTCACCCAACTCTTTCACGATGGGCTCCGGCATGATGGATGCGCCGTAATACAGCTTTTGCAAATGCTGCAGCTCTGATTCGACAAACTGCGGATGGCGCAGCAACGCGATCCAAACGGTAGGAGGTGCAAAGAAGCTGTTCAACCGCTTCTGTTTAAGCTGCTGCAGTATCAGCTCGGGGGTCGGTGTATCCAGCAGGCAAGTGTAGGCACCCGATAACAGGGCCGGCATGGTAAACACATGCATCTGAGCGGAATGATACAGCGGCAGTGCCGCCAGACAGCGGTCGGTCTTCTTGATATCCAGATGCAACAGGCAGCTTACATATTCAGCCATCAGGGAGCGGTGCGTGTGCATCGCGCCCTTTGGATCTGACGTTGTACCGGAGGTGTACAAAATCTGGACCACGTCATTCTCATCCAGTACAAGCTCCGGCGGGTGCTCACTTCCGGCGCCCTGTGCCACCATCAGCACATCGGTTTTACCTTCCACCCTGGCGTTACTGTGCAAGCTGCCTTGTATGCTCAGGTTCAGCTGGTCGCATACAGCATCGATGTGCCCCTTGAGGCTGTCGTCTGCAAACAGGGCGCGTGCACCCGATTGCGTCAGGACATACACCAGCTCACGTTCGGTCAGTGAAAAATTCACGGGCACATGGATCAGACCCGCACGGGTGCAGGCAAGCCAGAGAATCAGGTAGGCATCAGAGTTTTTTCCATACGCGGCAACACGGTCCCCCTTGTTAAGCCCCTGCGCCAGCATGTGGTTTGCGACTTTATTGACGGCCGCGTTCAGCTCACGATAGGACCAGCAACGGTCCGCATACTCCAGGGCTATCTGCTGAGGATGCTGCACGGCAGCCCTGTGCAGAGCATCCCCGATGGTATTGCGATTGGCACGATCAATCTGCTTTTGGGTTTGAGCTTCCGAATTCATATTCACCTCTCGTTATTATTTTTTTACCCAGGCATTTAAACCCGCTCAGTTACGCAACGGGCGACCTGTTTCCAGCAAGGCCTGCATACGCTGAACGGACTCGGGGTACTGCAGCAACGCCAGATTGCAGCGCCGCTCATGGTCAGCAAAGCGATCAAACCAGCCGGGCTCACTTGCCAGGTTCAACAGGTCAAGCAGATGCTGTTCAAGTACCGCTTGATAGCCCCCAACAGCAAGTGGTTTGGCTGGTACGCAGTGCTGCAGCGCCGACAGCGTTGGCTGCCTGTGTTCGGGCGCATCGCGCAACTGCCTGCACAGCGCCAGCGCATCCGACAACAAGCGATCACGGTTCATGCTGATGCCATCACTGTCGCGCAGAAAGCCCCATTGACGCGCCTGCAGCGCCGAAGCGGTGACAGAGGCCTCACGGATCAATGTAAATGTATGCTGGATTGCCTCTGAACCACCGAACCGCTCTGCACTGCGGGCCAACAATTCACGACATCCGCCCCATCCCGGAACAATGCCGACGCTGTTTTCCACCAGCCCCAGCTGTGACTCGGCATGCGCCTGCACGGCATGACAGTGAAACATCAATTCAAGCCCCCCGCCGAGCGCTTTGCCCGCCACGGCGGCAACAACCGGAACAGGTGCCTGGCGAATGGCCATGAACAGCTGCTGCCCGCGACGGATATAGCGATCAATGGCACCTTCCTGAGTTGTCATGGCGACAAACTCCTTAAGGTCAGCACCCGCAGCAAAAATGCCACTGGCACTGTACAGCACCAGCCCTTTATCAGCGGCAATGGCTTCGGCCAGGGCTGTTTCAATCTCATCCAGCAGCACGCTGCTGAGAGCATTCACCTTATGGCTGAACTCAAGACACCAGGTATCCTGGTCCAACTCCCGCAACACACTGCGTTCGAACGTATGAATGGCTGGGCGGGCCACAATGCTCTGCCAGTCAATGATCCCTGCATCTCGGGAGATCGGACGGTATTGACCCTGCCAGTCCAGCTGTTCGGCATTTTTGTAGCAAGGTTGCCCAGACGTATTACGGACAAACGTCGAAAGGGAGCGACCTTCATCCTGCACACGTGCAGCAAACGCACTGACACCGATTCGATCCAACAACTCAAACGGGCCGAATCGCCAGTTGTAGCCCAGTCGCATGGCGGCGTCGATCGCATCAATTGCATCGGCTACGTCCGGCACCAGCCGCGTGGCGTAGTCCAGCACCCGTGACAGCACTCGCCAGGCATAAAGCCCCCCCTGATCATCGCTGGCCAACAATTCACCGATCTGTCCTGGCTTCAACTGTGCAGACTCAAGCGTGACCGCCTGAGGAGGCCGGTGTTCCAGTGCGACCAGGTCAAGCACTTCACGCTGTTTGCGGCCATCAGAATCAGTGAACTGCCGATAGAACCCCTGCAGAACCCTGCCCTTGCGACCGTACCAACCCCTGGCCAGCATATGTTCAATCACAGGCGCAGCACCGGCGTATGTCTGGAACGGATCATCCTCTTCCAGCAGGCGTGCCAGACTCGCTGTCACTTCAGGCATGAGATCGATTCCGACCAGATCCCAAAGCCCGAAAATGCCGGTTTTCGGGAATCCGCACACCTGCATCACTGCATCGGCGTCCTCAACACTCAATCCCATCGCGATAGCTTCCTGCAACGCAACTTGCATCCAGTAGACACCCAATCGGTTGGCGATAAAACCCGGACGGTCATTACAGTGAATCACCGTTTTACCCATGCCATGATCGATGAATGATCTCACCCGTTCCGCTACCTCCGGGCGCGTATCCTCAGAGCTGACAAGCTCCAGCAGACGCATGTAGCGTGGCGGGTTGAAAAAATGGGTTACCACAAAGTGCTCACGCAGGCTTTGAGGCATCCCCTCCATCAGGGTTGCCAAGGGGATCGTGGAGGTGTTGGACGAAACAATCGCATCGGGTGCACGCACCGCTTCGATCCGTCGATACAGGTCCTGTTTGACATCAAGGCGCTCTACCACCACCTCAACAATCCAGTCAGCGTCTTTCAGCCTGTAGAGATCATCCTCCGTATTGCCGACCTGCACGCGTTCTGCGACCGTAGTGTCCATAAAGCCGCCGGCCGCACCGGCTTTGAGCATTCTTTCAACGGCACCTGCCGCAATTGCATTGCGCTCGGCGGCAGAGGCATTTGATGCGACATCTTTTGGCGGTATATCAAGCAACAGTACGTCAGCACCGGCATTAGCGGCCTGAGCGGCAATGCCGGCGCCCATGACACCGGCACCGATTACGGCCACCCTGCGGACAGGTTTTGATGTGTTCTGGTTACCCATTTTCACCCCTCCAGTCGCTCGATTATCAACGCAATACCCTGACCACCGCCGATGCACATGGTAATCAGCGCTCGGCGCTTACCCTGACGCTCAAGTTCATACAGCGCCTTGAGCGTAATGATGGAGCCAGTGGCTCCCACCGGGTGACCATGTGCAATCGCACCACCATTGACGTTCACACGTGACGGATCGAACTCAAGACTTTGCGCAACCGCCATTGCCTGCGCTGCAAATGCCTCGTTGGATTCGATCAGGTCAATGTCAGTGATGGAGAGCCCGGCCTGTTGCAGAGCCTTTTTGACTGCCGGAATCGGCCCCAGTCCCATCAAGTGAGGCTCCACTCCCGCAAAGGCATAACTGACAAAACGCGCCCTGGCCTTAAGCCCACGCTGCTCCGCTTCCTGAGCTGATGTCATAACCAGTGCAGCCGCGCCATCGTTAATGCCCGATGCGTTACCCGCCGTGACAATACCATCCTTTTTAAAGGCCGGACGCAGCTGCTGCAGACCAGCAAAGTCCACATCAGGGCGAACATGCTCATCAATGAAAAACGGCAGGGTTTCGCGGCCCTTTCGCACGGGTACCGGGACGATTTGATCGGTGAGGTAACCAGCGTCAATGGCCGCCGCAGCCTTGTGGTGGCTGTCACAGGCATATTGATCCAGCTGCTCTCGGGTAAACCCATACTGCTGCGCGATATTTTCTGCCGTGATCCCCATATGGCCACTGTCGAAGGGATCACTCAGAATGCCGACTGTCATATCCAGTGCAGGAGCATCCCCCATACGCTGCCCAAAGCGCATTTTCGGCAACAGATAGGCACCCTGGCTCATGCTTTCAGCCCCACCGGCCAGGGCAATACGACTGGCACCGGACTGGATCATTTGCGCCGCCGAAATCAGGGACTGAACGGACGAGCCACACAGGCGGTTGACGTTCAATGCAGCCGAGCTGTCCGGCAAACCACAGTTGCGCGCAATATGACGTGACAGGTAGGCATCCTGCGGGCTCGTTGTGATGATATGTCCAAACACGGCGTGATCGATCTCGCCGGCATCAACTCCGGCACGTTCAATGGCTGCGCGGCCTGCAAAAGTACCCAGTTCGGCCGGTGTATAGGCTGCAAGGCTGCCACCAAAGCCGCCTATTGCCGTTCGGGCTCCGGCAACGATCACTACATCCTGCAACATGAGAGTCTCGCTCATCATTAAATCCTCTTATTGTTCTGTCAGGCCACACGGCCAAGCATGTCGCGCGCAATCACTTCCTTCATGATTTCGGAAGTACCGGCATAAATGGTCTGGATGCGCGCATCCACGTAGAAGCGCGAAATGGGGTATTCCAGTGTGTAGCCATAACCGCCGAACAGTTGCAGGCAGCGATCGATGCTGCTGCACTGCATCTCGCTGAGCATCAGCTTCAGCGTTGCGGCATCGACAGGGCTCATCTGCCCTGCTCTGTATCGCTGCAGGCACTGGTTGAAATAGGCACGCCCCATTTCCAGCTCGGCACGCACCTGTGCCAGCGTGAAGCGTGAGTTCTGGAAATCAGCGATGCGCTGACCAAAGGCATGGCGTTCCTGCACGTATTCCAGCGTCAGCTGCATGGCCCCTTCGATGGCACCCAGCGCCTGGGCTGCAACACCCAAACGCTCACGTGGCAGTTCCTGCATCAGGTAGGCAAACCCCTTCCCGGCTTCTCCAAGCAGGGCCTCGTTGGGCACGATGAGATCATCAAAAAAGAGTTCCGCAGTATCGCTGGCGTGCTGCCCGATCTTGCGGATTGACTTGCCGCGTGAGAATCCCGGCAGGCGCGTATCAACCAGAAACAGCGATACACCCCGGGCACCGGCGGCGGGATCGGTCTTGGCACATACAATCACCATATCCGCCAGTTGCCCATTGGTGATGAACACCTTGGTGCCATTCAACTTCCAGCCCGACTCAACCTTTTCGGCCGTGGTGCGCATCGCAGCCAGATCACTGCCGGCCCCCGGCTCCGTCATCGCGATGGCTCCCAGTACCTCACCGCTGGCCATGCGCGGCAGCCAATGCTGTTGCTGTGCGTCAGAGCCAAGATGCAACAGATAGGGGATCACAATGTTGGTGTGGATGTTGTAACCGCTGGCCAGACCACCAAACCCCTGCCGTGAGATCTCTTCACAGATCATCAGGCAGATTTCAACACC
This DNA window, taken from Marinobacterium iners, encodes the following:
- the bktB gene encoding beta-ketothiolase BktB, with translation MSETLMLQDVVIVAGARTAIGGFGGSLAAYTPAELGTFAGRAAIERAGVDAGEIDHAVFGHIITTSPQDAYLSRHIARNCGLPDSSAALNVNRLCGSSVQSLISAAQMIQSGASRIALAGGAESMSQGAYLLPKMRFGQRMGDAPALDMTVGILSDPFDSGHMGITAENIAQQYGFTREQLDQYACDSHHKAAAAIDAGYLTDQIVPVPVRKGRETLPFFIDEHVRPDVDFAGLQQLRPAFKKDGIVTAGNASGINDGAAALVMTSAQEAEQRGLKARARFVSYAFAGVEPHLMGLGPIPAVKKALQQAGLSITDIDLIESNEAFAAQAMAVAQSLEFDPSRVNVNGGAIAHGHPVGATGSIITLKALYELERQGKRRALITMCIGGGQGIALIIERLEG
- a CDS encoding enoyl-CoA hydratase-related protein, coding for MRPEPCVRRDVHGSVMVIRIVNPARKNALDINAYTLLSEFLTQAEKNAEIKSIVITGHEEYFCSGHDVEDFINNPIQNESHPVFKFMLRMSQCKKPIIAAVEGFAVGIGVTLLLHCDLVYAGRSSFFKMPFTSLGLCPEFAATFIIPNFSTHCIATELLVLGRTWKADRFSRVRQLSTENRLFYTPQPSIHAGFRFLDA
- a CDS encoding 3-hydroxyacyl-CoA dehydrogenase/enoyl-CoA hydratase family protein, which encodes MGNQNTSKPVRRVAVIGAGVMGAGIAAQAANAGADVLLLDIPPKDVASNASAAERNAIAAGAVERMLKAGAAGGFMDTTVAERVQVGNTEDDLYRLKDADWIVEVVVERLDVKQDLYRRIEAVRAPDAIVSSNTSTIPLATLMEGMPQSLREHFVVTHFFNPPRYMRLLELVSSEDTRPEVAERVRSFIDHGMGKTVIHCNDRPGFIANRLGVYWMQVALQEAIAMGLSVEDADAVMQVCGFPKTGIFGLWDLVGIDLMPEVTASLARLLEEDDPFQTYAGAAPVIEHMLARGWYGRKGRVLQGFYRQFTDSDGRKQREVLDLVALEHRPPQAVTLESAQLKPGQIGELLASDDQGGLYAWRVLSRVLDYATRLVPDVADAIDAIDAAMRLGYNWRFGPFELLDRIGVSAFAARVQDEGRSLSTFVRNTSGQPCYKNAEQLDWQGQYRPISRDAGIIDWQSIVARPAIHTFERSVLRELDQDTWCLEFSHKVNALSSVLLDEIETALAEAIAADKGLVLYSASGIFAAGADLKEFVAMTTQEGAIDRYIRRGQQLFMAIRQAPVPVVAAVAGKALGGGLELMFHCHAVQAHAESQLGLVENSVGIVPGWGGCRELLARSAERFGGSEAIQHTFTLIREASVTASALQARQWGFLRDSDGISMNRDRLLSDALALCRQLRDAPEHRQPTLSALQHCVPAKPLAVGGYQAVLEQHLLDLLNLASEPGWFDRFADHERRCNLALLQYPESVQRMQALLETGRPLRN
- a CDS encoding acyl-CoA dehydrogenase family protein, producing the protein MNTQMHNLNHETAEDEDRALFQEMVRRILHQEVAPDYEEWEAAHQLPRDLWCRLGEAGLLGVDLPEALGGSGAGVEICLMICEEISRQGFGGLASGYNIHTNIVIPYLLHLGSDAQQQHWLPRMASGEVLGAIAMTEPGAGSDLAAMRTTAEKVESGWKLNGTKVFITNGQLADMVIVCAKTDPAAGARGVSLFLVDTRLPGFSRGKSIRKIGQHASDTAELFFDDLIVPNEALLGEAGKGFAYLMQELPRERLGVAAQALGAIEGAMQLTLEYVQERHAFGQRIADFQNSRFTLAQVRAELEMGRAYFNQCLQRYRAGQMSPVDAATLKLMLSEMQCSSIDRCLQLFGGYGYTLEYPISRFYVDARIQTIYAGTSEIMKEVIARDMLGRVA
- a CDS encoding fatty acyl-CoA synthetase → MNSEAQTQKQIDRANRNTIGDALHRAAVQHPQQIALEYADRCWSYRELNAAVNKVANHMLAQGLNKGDRVAAYGKNSDAYLILWLACTRAGLIHVPVNFSLTERELVYVLTQSGARALFADDSLKGHIDAVCDQLNLSIQGSLHSNARVEGKTDVLMVAQGAGSEHPPELVLDENDVVQILYTSGTTSDPKGAMHTHRSLMAEYVSCLLHLDIKKTDRCLAALPLYHSAQMHVFTMPALLSGAYTCLLDTPTPELILQQLKQKRLNSFFAPPTVWIALLRHPQFVESELQHLQKLYYGASIMPEPIVKELGERLPDSGLYNCYGQSEIAPLATVLTPEEHAERPASCGRPIFNVETRIVDPATGEECAPGQQGELVHRSPQLMVGYWDKPEQTEEAFAGGWFHSGDLGYRDEEGYIWIVDRIKDIVNTGGVLVASRDVEEALYTHPDVDEVAVIGVPDEKWIEAIAAVVVLRPEADPNAESLIRHARENLAPFKVPKHVHFVQQLPKNTSGKLLKRALRQQFPDF
- a CDS encoding IS1634 family transposase; the protein is MYVKVTKSGPRKYVQLVEAYRDENGRPKQRTIATLGRLDKLGDELESVVEGLCRITGRSLPDKPAVSFESSRTLGDVWALTQLWNALGFEQLRKAFRGTRHSIQIEALIRIMVMNRLTSPDSKLGVLRWLETVCVPGVGSIKKVDHQHLLRAMDALNTQRDAVNDKVTELLRPLIDQELSVVFYDMTTIRAEGLTEQDEELRQYGRSKDGGIRRQVMLGMVQTAEGLPLYHEVFEGNTAEVKTLQPTLKTIIERFPVKRIVVVADRGLLSVDNLDELKQMTLPNGQPVEFILAVPGRRYSDFEPILEPLQRTVFDSSEAEVITETQWQEQRLIVAHDPVRAADETAARDARINAIEEEAQCLTEKLIRQDEGKTTRGRKLSDGGATARLYKEVSESSLAKIVRIDLKSELFSYDIDEKALKRARLMDGKLLLVTNVKDLSPTEVVKHYKSLADIERGFKALKSDIEIGPVYHRLPERIRAHAMICFIALVLHRVMRMRLKAAGSEHSPMRALEQLRRIQYHQATLGGSTVTGVSSMSREQLDIFKALSIEKPSVGPDNLIV